One Diospyros lotus cultivar Yz01 chromosome 1, ASM1463336v1, whole genome shotgun sequence genomic window carries:
- the LOC127793595 gene encoding probable pectinesterase/pectinesterase inhibitor 41 yields the protein MNSIAMPSKLFFFSSSFTLFFFVFCLFSSVPSGADTSPSDPVSTTTICKSTPYPSFCKSVLPNNSSGNVYDYGRFSVRKSLSSAKKLLSLIDKYLRKSSTLTPSAIAALQDCRFLAQLNIDFLLSSGQTVNSTSSTLPDTKADDVQTMLSAILTNIQTCFDGIQVTASAWSVKNGLSAPIANDTKLFSVSLALFTKGWVPKKKKKASKKPGKTQFALQNGKLPLKMSERQKAIYESVSNRKLLQESVSQQVLVSDIAVVSQDGSQNFTTINDAVAAAPNNTKAANGYFLIYVIAGVYEEYVSIPKNKKYLMMIGDGINQTVITGNHSYVDGWTTFNSATFAVVAQGFVAVNMTFRNTAGAIKHQAVAVRSGADLSTFYLCSFEGYQDTLYVHSLRQFFRECDIYGTVDFIFGNAAVVFQNCNMYPRLPMSNQFNAITAQGRTDPNQNTGISIENCTIRAADDLASGNVTIQTYLGRPWKEYSRTVYVQSFMDSLIDPAGWSEWSGDFALSTLYYVEFNNTGPGSDTSKRVTWAGYHVINATDAANFTVSNFLLGDDWLPPTGVRYYSGLL from the exons ATGAATTCTATAGCCATGCCATCTaagctcttcttcttctcttctagcTTCACgctcttcttctttgtcttttgtCTCTTTTCCTCTGTGCCTTCCGGCGCCGACACCTCTCCTTCCGATCCCGTGTCCACCACAACCATCTGCAAGTCCACTCCATATCCTTCCTTCTGCAAGTCCGTGCTTCCAAACAACTCTTCCGGCAATGTCTACGACTACGGCCGGTTTTCCGTCCGGAAATCCTTGTCGTCGGCCAAGAAACTCTTGTCTCTGATCGACAAGTATCTTCGCAAGTCTTCCACCCTGACACCTTCTGCAATCGCCGCTCTCCAAGATTGTCGATTTCTGGCTCAACTCAACATCGACTTTCTGTTGAGCTCTGGCCAAACTGTGAACTCTACTTCTTCGACTCTTCCTGATACGAAAGCAGACGATGTGCAGACAATGCTTAGCGCCATTTTAACCAACATCCAAACTTGCTTCGACGGCATTCAAGTCACTGCCTCGGCTTGGAGCGTCAAGAACGGCCTTTCCGCTCCGATTGCAAATGACACCAAATTGTTCAGTGTTTCCTTAGCTCTGTTCACCAAAGGCTGGGttccgaagaagaagaagaaggcatcGAAAAAACCAGGGAAAACACAGTTTGCCCTGCAAAATGGAAAGCTACCCTTGAAAATGTCTGAGCGGCAGAAAGCCATTTACGAGTCTGTGAGCAACAGGAAGCTGCTTCAAGAGAGTGTCTCTCAACAAGTTCTGGTGAGCGACATCGCGGTAGTGAGCCAAGACGGAAGCCAGAACTTCACCACCATCAACGACGCCGTGGCGGCGGCTCCAAACAATACCAAAGCTGCAAATGGCTACTTCTTGATCTACGTCATCGCCGGCGTCTATGAAGAGTACGTGTCCATTCCCAAGAACAAGAAGTACCTGATGATGATAGGCGATGGAATCAACCAGACCGTGATCACAGGCAACCACAGCTACGTCGATGGCTGGACTACATTCAATTCTGCTACTTTTG CTGTTGTTGCACAAGGATTCGTTGCAGTAAATATGACATTCCGCAACACAGCCGGCGCGATCAAGCACCAGGCCGTGGCCGTTCGGAGCGGGGCCGATCTATCCACATTCTACCTCTGCAGCTTCGAAGGCTACCAAGACACCTTATACGTACACTCTCTCCGCCAGTTCTTCCGCGAATGCGACATCTACGGCACCGTGGATTTCATATTCGGAAACGCCGCCGTCGTGTTCCAGAACTGCAACATGTACCCCAGGCTCCCGATGAGCAACCAGTTCAACGCCATCACGGCGCAGGGCAGAACGGACCCGAATCAGAACACCGGCATTTCGATCGAGAATTGCACCATCCGAGCAGCGGACGATCTGGCTTCCGGCAACGTTACGATCCAAACTTATCTGGGAAGGCCATGGAAGGAGTATTCGAGGACTGTGTACGTGCAGTCTTTCATGGACAGCTTGATTGATCCGGCGGGCTGGAGCGAATGGAGTGGAGATTTCGCGCTGAGTACGTTGTATTACGTCGAGTTTAACAATACCGGGCCCGGATCGGACACTTCCAAGAGGGTGACTTGGGCGGGCTACCACGTTATCAACGCCACCGATGCTGCTAATTTCACGGTGTCGAATTTTCTGCTGGGAGATGATTGGTTGCCGCCGACCGGAGTTCGTTATTACAGCGGCTTGTTGTGA
- the LOC127788997 gene encoding cell wall / vacuolar inhibitor of fructosidase 2, translated as MNTPTTILTIFVFLFPLAFCLDSPAPAPSAPVSVSTPAPAPAPTHGGHALIDKACAESPRKEFCLSLLKSFPESQTADLKGLVFLTFKAIANNATAASKRIKALLNDSIAEPAIDDGLSTCDDAYLDLVNQIDDSVNSLVSDKFGEIKTWLMAAIADIDTCAGGLQGHGGSAVDMIRRNRVIRQLCNTALSIVRALGPD; from the coding sequence atgaataCTCCGACCACTATCCTCACCATCTTCGTTTTCCTCTTCCCTCTTGCCTTCTGCCTCGACTCCCCCGCTCCGGCCCCCTCCGCCCCCGTCTCCGTCTCCACCCCTGCGCCTGCCCCTGCCCCCACCCATGGCGGCCACGCTCTGATCGACAAGGCCTGCGCCGAATCGCCGCGCAAGGAGTTCTGCCTATCGCTCCTCAAATCCTTCCCCGAGAGCCAGACCGCCGACCTGAAGGGGCTGGTCTTCCTCACTTTCAAGGCCATAGCCAACAACGCCACCGCCGCGTCGAAGAGGATCAAGGCGCTGCTGAACGACTCGATCGCGGAGCCGGCCATCGATGACGGGCTCTCCACCTGCGACGACGCCTACTTGGACCTGGTGAACCAGATCGATGACTCCGTGAACTCGTTGGTGTCGGATAAATTCGGCGAGATCAAGACGTGGCTGATGGCTGCCATTGCGGATATCGACACTTGCGCGGGCGGCTTGCAAGGACACGGCGGCTCCGCTGTGGATATGATTCGCCGGAACCGTGTGATTCGCCAGCTTTGCAACACTGCTCTCAGCATTGTCCGTGCCCTGGGTCCCGACTGA
- the LOC127813843 gene encoding RING-H2 finger protein ATL5-like has protein sequence MEKDSASIPSNPGSVTNGYYAFNGKLMLISLVILVAVCLIIAFFHSYARWVDQRRRHRSDYLVFNFGSGPDGESEGLDRSVIKSLRTVLYWSTDHVSPLECAVCLSELEDGELFRILPKCGHSFHVDCIDMWFDSHSNCPLCRAPVRFVDGRRIEPAKSVPETSYSWAGSSSGSLSTCDEVESQVGSSSSSFSPPPSDELGGITVELRRMNPKEVASGSDNSKGLEDR, from the coding sequence ATGGAGAAGGATTCAGCGAGCATCCCAAGCAACCCTGGGTCAGTAACGAACGGCTACTACGCATTCAACGGCAAACTGATGCTGATTTCGCTGGTGATTCTGGTGGCCGTCTGCCTCATCATCGCCTTCTTCCACTCCTACGCCCGCTGGGTGGACCAGCGCCGCCGCCACCGCTCCGACTACCTGGTCTTCAACTTCGGGTCTGGCCCCGACGGCGAAAGCGAAGGCCTCGATCGTTCCGTCATCAAGTCCCTCCGAACCGTGTTGTACTGGTCCACTGACCACGTCTCGCCTCTTGAATGCGCCGTTTGCTTGTCGGAATTGGAGGACGGGGAGCTGTTCCGGATTCTTCCCAAGTGCGGTCACTCCTTTCACGTCGATTGCATTGACATGTGGTTCGACTCTCACTCCAACTGCCCGTTATGCAGAGCCCCGGTTCGGTTTGTCGACGGGAGACGGATTGAACCGGCCAAGTCAGTGCCCGAGACGTCCTATTCCTGGGCCGGGTCGAGTTCTGGATCGTTATCGACGTGTGATGAGGTTGAAAGCCAAGTGGGAAGTTCGAGTTCGTCTTTTTCGCCGCCGCCTAGCGATGAATTGGGTGGCATAACAGTTGAGCTCCGTCGGATGAACCCGAAAGAGGTGGCTTCTGGGTCGGATAATAGTAAAGGGTTGGAAGATCGATAA
- the LOC127811323 gene encoding uncharacterized protein LOC127811323 isoform X1, with protein MESIEHTTLSVNGINMHVAQLGSGPAVLFLHGFPELWYSWRYQILSLASSGYRAIAPDLRGYGDTDAPPSADSYTVLHIVGDLVGLLDALGLSKVYLVGHDWGAIIAWCFCIFRPDRIKALVNMSVPFQPRRPLVKPMPTFRALLGDDFYMCRFQAVGEIEEEFARVDTAKLMKAFLSSRNPRPLQFTKEMDFKAVFEAPIPLPPWLTEEDINYYASKFSRTGFTGGLNYYRAIDLSWELTAAWTGAQITVPVKFITGDLDLVYHFPGAKEYIEDGGFKQDVPSLQELVVMEGVAHFLNQEKPHEINAHILDFIQKF; from the exons ATGGAGAGCATAGAGCATACAACCCTAAGCGTCAACGGCATTAACATGCACGTCGCCCAGTTAGGCTCTGGCCCCGCGGTGCTCTTCCTCCACGGCTTCCCGGAGCTCTGGTACTCTTGGCGCTACCAGATACTCTCCCTCGCCTCCAGCGGCTACCGGGCCATAGCCCCGGATCTCCGCGGCTACGGCGACACCGACGCCCCCCCTTCCGCCGACAGCTACACCGTTCTCCACATCGTCGGCGACCTGGTCGGCCTCCTCGACGCCCTGGGCCTCAGCAAGGTCTACCTGGTCGGCCACGACTGGGGCGCCATCATCGCCTGGTGCTTCTGCATTTTCCGGCCGGACCGCATCAAGGCTCTGGTCAATATGAGCGTGCCGTTTCAGCCCCGGCGACCTCTGGTTAAGCCTATGCCAACCTTCCGAGCTTTGCTCGGCGACGACTTTTATATGTGCAGATTTCAG GCAGTTGGGGAGATCGAAGAGGAATTCGCTCGAGTTGATACTGCGAAGTTGATGAAAGCATTTCTTTCCTCTCGAAATCCGCGTCCATTACAGTTTACCAAAGAGATGGACTTCAAGGCTGTTTTTGAAGCTCCAATCCCATTGCCGCCATGGTTGACGGAGGAAGACATCAATTACTACGCCAGTAAATTCAGCCGAACAGGCTTCACCGGCGGACTCAACTACTATAGAGCCATTGATCT GAGCTGGGAGCTGACGGCGGCATGGACGGGAGCACAGATAACGGTGCCGGTTAAATTCATAACCGGTGACCTCGACCTTGTCTACCATTTTCCGGGAGCCAAGGAATACATAGAAGACGGGGGGTTCAAGCAAGACGTGCCCAGCTTGCAAGAGTTGGTCGTCATGGAAGGAGTGGCTCACTTCCTCAACCAGGAAAAGCCCCACGAAATTAACGCTCACATTCTTGATTTCATCCAGAAGTTCTAA
- the LOC127811323 gene encoding uncharacterized protein LOC127811323 isoform X2 yields MESIEHTTLSVNGINMHVAQLGSGPAVLFLHGFPELWYSWRYQILSLASSGYRAIAPDLRGYGDTDAPPSADSYTVLHIVGDLVGLLDALGLSKVYLVGHDWGAIIAWCFCIFRPDRIKALVNMSVPFQPRRPLVKPMPTFRALLGDDFYMCRFQGALRQLGRSKRNSLELILRS; encoded by the exons ATGGAGAGCATAGAGCATACAACCCTAAGCGTCAACGGCATTAACATGCACGTCGCCCAGTTAGGCTCTGGCCCCGCGGTGCTCTTCCTCCACGGCTTCCCGGAGCTCTGGTACTCTTGGCGCTACCAGATACTCTCCCTCGCCTCCAGCGGCTACCGGGCCATAGCCCCGGATCTCCGCGGCTACGGCGACACCGACGCCCCCCCTTCCGCCGACAGCTACACCGTTCTCCACATCGTCGGCGACCTGGTCGGCCTCCTCGACGCCCTGGGCCTCAGCAAGGTCTACCTGGTCGGCCACGACTGGGGCGCCATCATCGCCTGGTGCTTCTGCATTTTCCGGCCGGACCGCATCAAGGCTCTGGTCAATATGAGCGTGCCGTTTCAGCCCCGGCGACCTCTGGTTAAGCCTATGCCAACCTTCCGAGCTTTGCTCGGCGACGACTTTTATATGTGCAGATTTCAG GGGGCTCTTAGGCAGTTGGGGAGATCGAAGAGGAATTCGCTCGAGTTGATACTGCGAAGTTGA
- the LOC127791868 gene encoding uncharacterized protein LOC127791868 → MEKIQHSTASVNGINMHVAELGSGPAVLFLHGFPELWYAWRHQMLFLSSRGYRAIAPDLRGYGDTDAPPSATSYTAFHIVGDLVSLLDSLGLDQVFLVGHDWGAAIAWYFCLFRPDRIKALVNMSVAFNPRNPSRKPIPSLRAAFGNDFYICRFQEPGEAEDEFARLDTAKLIKRFLTIRTPGPFCVPKSVGFGGSPDTDIPFPAWLTEEDLNYYATKFNQKGFTGGLNYYRALDLNWELTAAWTGCQIKVPVKFIVGDEDLTYTTPGAKEYIHGGRFKRDVPFLQEVVVLEGVAHFLNQEKPEEVSAHIYDFIQKF, encoded by the exons atggagaagatACAGCACAGCACTGCTTCTGTGAACGGAATAAATATGCACGTCGCCGAGTTAGGCTCCGGCCCGGCGGTTCTGTTCCTCCACGGCTTCCCGGAGCTCTGGTACGCGTGGCGCCACCAGATGCTCTTCCTCTCCTCCCGCGGCTACCGCGCCATCGCGCCGGACCTGCGCGGCTACGGCGACACCGATGCGCCGCCTTCCGCCACCAGCTACACCGCCTTCCACATCGTCGGCGACCTCGTGTCCCTCCTCGACTCGCTCGGCCTCGACCAAGTCTTCCTGGTTGGTCACGACTGGGGAGCCGCCATCGCCTGGTACTTCTGCTTGTTCCGGCCCGACCGAATCAAGGCCCTGGTCAACATGAGCGTCGCCTTCAACCCTAGAAACCCTTCGAGAAAACCTATACCGTCCTTGCGAGCTGCTTTTGGCAACGATTTCTATATCTGTAGATTTCAG GAACCTGGAGAGGCTGAAGATGAGTTTGCTCGTCTTGACACTGCGAAACTGATAAAAAGGTTTCTAACAATTCGCACACCAGGTCCTTTTTGCGTACCTAAAAGTGTTGGGTTTGGTGGCTCACCTGATACTGATATCCCGTTTCCAGCTTGGCTGACAGAAGAAGATCTCAATTATTATGCAACCAAATTTAATCAGAAAGGTTTCACTGGTGGACTGAATTACTATCGAGCTTTGGACCT TAATTGGGAACTAACAGCAGCATGGACTGGATGCCAAATAAAGGTGCCAGTTAAATTTATCGTAGGCGATGAAGACTTGACCTATACTACTCCAGGTGCCAAGGAATATATACATGGTGGTCGCTTCAAACGAGATGTCCCATTTTTGCAGGAAGTGGTTGTATTGGAAGGAGTAGCTCACTTTCTCAACCAAGAAAAGCCAGAGGAAGTCAGTGCCCACATCTATGATTTCATCCAGAAGTTCTAG
- the LOC127793556 gene encoding 60S ribosomal protein L18-2, which yields MGIDLKAGGKSKKTKRTAPKSQDIYLKLLVKLYRFLVRRTGSKFNAVILKRLFMSKINKPPVSLSRLVTFMQGKEDKIAVVVGTITDDVRVYEVPALKVTALRFTERARARIEKAGGECLTFDQLALRAPLGQNTVLLRGPKNAREAVKHFGKAPGVPHSHTKPYVRSKGRKFEMARGRRNSRGFKV from the exons ATG GGTATCGATTTGAAAGCAGGTGGTAAGAGCAAGAAGACCAAGAGGACTGCCCCAAAATCCCAGGATATTTACCTCAAGCTTCTTGTCAAG TTGTATCGATTTCTCGTGAGGAGGACGGGAAGCAAGTTCAATGCGGTGATACTGAAGCGGCTGTTCATGAGCAAGATCAACAAGCCTCCTGTCTCCCTCTCCCGCTTGGTTACTTTCATGCAGGGAAAG GAGGATAAGATTGCTGTGGTTGTTGGGACCATTACCGATGATGTTAGGGTATACGAAGTCCCTGCACTAAAGGTAACTGCACTGAGGTTCACAGAGAGGGCTAGGGCTAGAATTGAGAAGGCAGGTGGTGAGTGCTTGACATTTGATCAGCTGGCACTCAGAGCTCCGCTTGGGCAGAATACG GTACTCCTTCGAGGACCTAAGAATGCTCGTGAAGCAGTGAAACACTTTGGTAAGGCTCCTGGTGTGCCACACAGCCACACAAAGCCTTACGTGCGATCCAAGGGAAGGAAGTTTGAGATGGCTAGAGGCAGGAGGAACAGCAGAGGCTTCAAGGTTTAA